Proteins encoded within one genomic window of Oryza brachyantha chromosome 7, ObraRS2, whole genome shotgun sequence:
- the LOC102713649 gene encoding remorin 4.1-like, with translation MLGSDQLVLHRPAPSAPRAEPDDVDDVEVEVEAEADDGHVAAATGFRDIHPEPPPPLRQASWGAASHLSLSSSGAGDVEQFATMNREFTAMVAAGAGASNPDAPGGDAAEMLQLARIGENEPAPSPTAAETTTANTLAVPAPVERVKKEEVEAKMAAWQAEEVAKINNKFKHEEVVINGWESQQIHRATSWLAKIERKLEEERAKATEKARNEAAAARRKAQERRAEAEARRGTKTAKVLDRANFCKAAGRLPSKRSFFSF, from the exons ATGCTGGGCTCGGACCAGCTGGTCCTGCaccggccggcgccgtcggctCCCCGCGCCGAGCCGGACGATGTCGACgacgtggaggtggaggtggaggccgaggccgacgaCGGCCACGTGGCGGCCGCCACGGGGTTCAGGGACATCCACCCggagcctccgccgcctctgAGGCAGGCGTCGTGGGGCGCGGCGAGCCACCTGTCACTGTCGTCctccggcgcgggcgacgtcGAGCAGTTCGCCACCATGAACCGCGAGTTCACCGCCATGGTGGctgccggcgcgggcgcgtcCAACCCCGACGCGCCCGGAGGCGACGCCGCGGAGATGCTGCAGCTGGCGCGCATCGGCGAGAACGAGCCGGCGCCTtcgccgacggcggccgagacgacgacggcgaacaCGCTTGCCGTCCCTGCGCCGGTGGAGCGGGTGaagaaggaggaggtggaggcgaaGATGGCGGCGTGgcaggcggaggaggtggccaAGATCAACAACAAGTTCAAGCACGAGGAGGTCGTCATCAATGGCTGGGAGAGCCAGCAGATCCACAGGGCCACCTCCTGGCTCGCCAAGATCGAG AGGAagctggaggaggagcgggcgaaggcgacggagaaggcgcggaacgaggcggcggcggcgcggcggaagGCGCAGGAGAggcgcgcggaggcggaggcgcggcgcgggacGAAGACGGCCAAGGTGCTCGACCGAGCCAACTTCTGCAAGGCCGCCGGCAGGCTGCCCTCCAAGCgctccttcttctccttctga